A genomic window from Synechococcus sp. WH 8016 includes:
- a CDS encoding ABC transporter permease, with protein sequence MTTPHLQIDANQASSRGALTELIQETSALTRRLFVQLKRRPSTLIAGVLQPLIWLILFGALFSKAPEGLLPGGMSYGRFLGAGVIVFTAFSGALNAGLPVMFDREFGFLNRLLVAPLRSRSSIVFASVIYITTLSLVQSLAIMLTAALLGYGWPGAGGLLLVLFTLLLLVFAVTALSLGLAFALPGHIELIAVIFVANLPLLFASTALAPLSFMPVWMGWLAALNPLTFAIEPIRAAYAGPLDLSVVLLDAPYGPVTGQTCLLVLTVLTVGLFLLIRPLLNRKLS encoded by the coding sequence ATGACCACTCCCCATCTGCAGATTGATGCCAATCAAGCGTCCTCCCGAGGAGCTTTGACAGAGCTGATCCAGGAAACGTCGGCTTTGACGCGTCGCCTGTTCGTGCAGCTCAAACGGCGTCCCTCCACGCTGATTGCCGGTGTTCTGCAGCCACTGATCTGGTTGATTTTATTTGGGGCTTTGTTCTCTAAGGCCCCCGAGGGGCTGCTACCCGGCGGCATGAGCTACGGGCGTTTTCTCGGGGCTGGAGTGATTGTTTTCACAGCGTTTAGCGGTGCACTCAATGCCGGACTTCCGGTCATGTTTGACCGCGAATTTGGATTTCTCAACCGACTTCTTGTGGCGCCATTAAGAAGTCGAAGCTCCATTGTTTTCGCTTCGGTGATTTACATCACCACATTGAGCCTCGTGCAGAGTTTGGCGATCATGCTCACAGCGGCCTTACTCGGCTATGGATGGCCTGGAGCTGGTGGGCTCCTGCTTGTTCTGTTCACCCTGCTGCTGTTGGTTTTTGCCGTAACGGCCTTAAGTCTCGGTTTGGCTTTTGCCTTGCCTGGTCACATTGAGTTGATTGCGGTGATTTTTGTCGCCAATCTGCCGCTGCTATTTGCAAGCACCGCATTGGCACCTCTGAGCTTTATGCCTGTGTGGATGGGCTGGCTAGCGGCCCTAAATCCCCTTACCTTCGCGATAGAACCCATTCGAGCCGCCTATGCAGGCCCTCTCGATCTTTCGGTGGTTCTTTTGGACGCACCCTATGGACCCGTCACTGGACAGACCTGCCTGTTGGTCCTGACCGTGCTCACCGTGGGGCTGTTTCTTCTCATCCGCCCACTGCTCAATCGCAAACTCTCTTGA
- a CDS encoding riboflavin synthase yields MFTGLVQAVGRIERRGSGLVVSGCTPFAPLQLGDSVAVDGVCLTVAALVGDGFIANVSEETLQRSTLGRKASTGGSVNLEPALRLSDRLGGHLVSGHVDSIGEVLAIEALSQSWNLELRWRDAAYGRYICEKASVAVNGISLTVAGCSDAGARFWIAVIPHTWMATALRDLAPGDEVNLEIDLLARYTERLLDHSREGAPSAGGNHSSMSAEWLASHGWS; encoded by the coding sequence ATGTTCACGGGTCTGGTGCAAGCTGTTGGTCGAATTGAGCGCCGCGGCAGTGGCCTCGTCGTGAGTGGCTGCACTCCATTCGCGCCCCTTCAGCTTGGGGACAGCGTGGCCGTTGATGGCGTCTGTCTCACGGTGGCGGCACTGGTGGGCGATGGGTTCATTGCCAATGTCAGCGAGGAAACGCTGCAACGAAGCACACTCGGACGCAAGGCCTCAACAGGCGGGTCGGTCAATCTGGAACCAGCCCTACGCCTGTCCGATCGCCTTGGCGGGCATCTGGTGAGTGGTCATGTCGACAGCATCGGTGAGGTGCTGGCCATCGAAGCCCTCAGCCAATCCTGGAATCTCGAATTGCGCTGGAGAGATGCCGCCTATGGCCGCTACATCTGTGAAAAAGCCAGTGTGGCCGTGAATGGCATCAGCCTCACGGTTGCAGGATGTTCGGATGCTGGCGCACGATTTTGGATCGCCGTGATTCCTCACACCTGGATGGCAACAGCCTTGCGCGATCTCGCACCCGGGGATGAGGTGAATTTAGAAATCGATCTGCTTGCTCGCTACACGGAACGTCTGCTCGACCACTCGCGAGAAGGAGCTCCATCCGCCGGGGGCAATCACAGTTCTATGAGCGCTGAGTGGCTCGCCTCCCACGGTTGGAGCTGA
- a CDS encoding cytochrome c oxidase subunit 3: MTSLSPQDQVVEIQEHHEESHPDHRMFGLATFLVADAMTFAGFFAAYLTFKAVNPLLPGAVYELELPLPTLNTILLLVSSATFHRAGVNLRRSEMQRCRSWLLLTAALGLAFLVSQMVEYFTLPFGLTDNLYASTFYALTGFHGLHVTLGALMILIVWWQCRTPEGRVSADNHFPLEAAELYWHFVDGIWVVLFVILYLI; the protein is encoded by the coding sequence ATGACTTCCCTTTCCCCCCAAGACCAAGTTGTTGAGATTCAGGAGCATCACGAAGAAAGCCATCCCGACCACCGCATGTTTGGCCTAGCCACCTTCTTGGTGGCTGACGCGATGACATTTGCAGGCTTTTTCGCTGCCTATCTCACGTTTAAGGCTGTTAATCCTCTCCTGCCTGGTGCTGTCTATGAGTTGGAACTTCCGCTTCCAACCCTGAACACCATTCTCCTGCTTGTCAGTAGCGCCACCTTCCATCGAGCTGGTGTCAATCTGCGCCGAAGTGAGATGCAACGTTGCAGAAGCTGGTTACTGCTGACGGCAGCTCTGGGCTTGGCCTTTTTGGTGAGTCAGATGGTGGAGTATTTCACCTTGCCATTTGGCTTGACTGACAACCTGTATGCCAGCACTTTCTACGCTCTCACTGGCTTCCATGGGTTGCATGTGACCCTGGGCGCACTGATGATTTTGATCGTGTGGTGGCAATGTCGGACTCCTGAGGGACGCGTCAGCGCTGATAATCACTTCCCCTTGGAAGCCGCAGAGCTCTATTGGCACTTCGTTGACGGCATCTGGGTGGTCTTATTTGTGATTCTCTATCTCATCTGA
- the ctaD gene encoding cytochrome c oxidase subunit I gives MTLTLPQQSKPPSLQPTGWLRYLSFSVDHKVIGLQYLVCGFAFYLIGGALAGAIRTELTSPVADFMPRDVYNQVLTLHGTVMIFLWIVPVVNGAFGNYLIPFYVGARDMAFPRLNAVAFWLIPPAGLLLITSYFITGAAQSGWTAYPPLSLTTPASGQIIWILSVLLLGGSSIFGGINFIATILKLRRPGLKLMQLPMYCWAMLGTSILVVLSTPVLAGTLILLSFDIVAHTGFFNPGMGGNVVVYQHLFWFYSHPAVYIMVLPAFGLVSEILPIHCRKPLFGYTTMVYSIMAIVVLGLVVWAHHMFTSGTPPWMRLFFTIATAFIAVPTGIKFFNWLATLWGGKISLNSAVLFSCGFIINFVLGGITGVALAQVPFDVHVHDTYFVVAHFHYIVYGGSVFVIFASVYHWFPKVTGRMLDENLGRFHFLLTFIGFNLCFAPQHWLGLNGMPRRVAEYDPQFAFVNQISSVGALLMALSTLPFLWNVFVSARSGQIAGDNPWRALTPEWLTSSPPPIENWKGEPPLVTHPYGYGIPADKIDLKDASGSDLWSSGR, from the coding sequence ATGACACTTACTCTTCCCCAGCAAAGCAAACCCCCCTCCTTGCAACCAACTGGGTGGCTTCGCTACCTCAGTTTTAGCGTCGATCACAAAGTGATCGGGCTTCAATATTTGGTGTGTGGCTTTGCTTTTTACCTGATTGGTGGTGCCCTGGCTGGCGCTATTCGCACAGAGCTGACAAGCCCGGTAGCCGATTTTATGCCCCGGGATGTTTACAACCAGGTCCTTACCCTGCACGGCACTGTGATGATCTTTCTCTGGATCGTCCCGGTGGTGAATGGTGCGTTTGGCAATTATCTGATTCCGTTCTATGTGGGGGCCAGGGACATGGCTTTCCCAAGGCTGAATGCTGTTGCTTTTTGGTTGATTCCCCCTGCTGGTCTACTTCTGATCACCAGTTATTTTATTACCGGTGCAGCACAGTCAGGCTGGACAGCCTATCCACCCCTTAGTCTGACGACTCCTGCGAGTGGCCAGATTATTTGGATCCTGAGCGTTCTATTGCTTGGGGGAAGTTCCATCTTTGGCGGAATTAATTTCATTGCCACCATTCTGAAATTGCGTCGGCCTGGATTAAAGCTGATGCAATTGCCGATGTACTGCTGGGCCATGCTTGGAACGAGCATTCTCGTTGTTTTATCCACGCCCGTTCTCGCAGGTACCTTGATTCTTCTGAGCTTCGATATCGTTGCTCATACGGGATTCTTTAATCCAGGCATGGGTGGAAACGTGGTTGTTTATCAACACCTCTTCTGGTTTTACTCGCATCCAGCCGTCTACATCATGGTGTTGCCTGCCTTTGGTTTGGTGAGTGAAATCCTTCCGATTCATTGCCGGAAGCCTCTTTTTGGGTACACAACGATGGTGTATTCGATTATGGCAATCGTGGTTCTTGGGCTTGTTGTTTGGGCCCATCACATGTTTACCAGCGGCACGCCTCCATGGATGCGCCTGTTTTTCACCATTGCCACGGCCTTTATTGCCGTTCCCACTGGAATTAAATTCTTTAACTGGTTAGCCACTTTGTGGGGAGGAAAAATCAGTCTTAATAGCGCTGTTCTTTTCTCTTGCGGTTTTATTATCAACTTTGTGTTAGGCGGGATTACTGGTGTAGCGCTTGCGCAAGTGCCTTTTGACGTTCATGTTCATGACACCTATTTCGTGGTCGCTCACTTCCACTACATCGTGTATGGGGGTTCGGTTTTTGTGATCTTCGCGTCTGTGTATCACTGGTTTCCAAAAGTCACGGGGAGGATGCTGGATGAAAACCTCGGACGTTTTCATTTCTTGTTGACGTTTATTGGATTCAATCTTTGCTTTGCTCCCCAGCATTGGCTGGGCCTCAACGGCATGCCCAGGCGTGTTGCTGAATACGACCCCCAATTTGCGTTTGTGAATCAGATCAGCAGTGTTGGCGCCCTGCTGATGGCCCTCAGCACCTTGCCCTTCCTCTGGAACGTGTTCGTGAGTGCACGATCAGGTCAAATTGCTGGAGACAACCCTTGGCGGGCCTTGACCCCTGAATGGTTGACCAGCTCTCCGCCTCCTATAGAGAACTGGAAAGGTGAGCCTCCTTTGGTCACTCACCCCTATGGATATGGAATCCCAGCGGACAAGATCGACTTGAAAGACGCCAGTGGCAGTGATTTATGGAGCAGCGGCCGATGA
- a CDS encoding HdeD family acid-resistance protein, with protein MTADDRPDSLGTFKAFAIAEGILLIILGVLALVFPVLASVWVTGVIAVVFLVGGVVGWISNLARSKRMGRWICFWRLVVSTLFIVAGASMISNFRSPADAAEQVATLSLAIGIVFLVEGVVAFFNGLSHSNRPGAGWAVANGVITFILGLLIVTLKFWGLLWVLGVLVGISFLFSGIDLIALSSTIHNDQDPPAAA; from the coding sequence ATGACCGCTGACGATCGTCCCGATTCCCTTGGGACTTTTAAAGCTTTCGCCATCGCTGAAGGCATTCTGCTGATCATCTTGGGTGTCCTCGCCCTGGTCTTTCCAGTGCTTGCATCCGTATGGGTCACCGGAGTGATCGCCGTTGTCTTTCTCGTTGGAGGCGTCGTGGGGTGGATCAGCAATCTGGCCCGTTCCAAACGCATGGGCCGCTGGATTTGCTTCTGGCGTTTAGTTGTCTCCACCCTGTTCATCGTTGCGGGTGCATCGATGATCAGCAATTTCCGAAGTCCGGCAGACGCGGCGGAACAGGTCGCAACGCTGTCTCTCGCCATCGGCATCGTCTTTCTTGTCGAGGGCGTTGTGGCCTTTTTTAACGGCCTTTCTCACAGCAACCGTCCTGGAGCGGGCTGGGCCGTTGCCAACGGCGTGATCACCTTCATCCTTGGCTTGCTGATCGTGACCCTGAAGTTCTGGGGCTTGCTTTGGGTGCTGGGCGTCCTTGTGGGCATCAGCTTCCTGTTCAGCGGCATCGATCTGATTGCCTTGAGCTCCACCATTCACAACGATCAAGATCCACCAGCTGCTGCGTGA
- a CDS encoding daunorubicin resistance protein DrrA family ABC transporter ATP-binding protein, with protein MSLIVLDHLEKSYGTIPALRDLSLQVPEGCLYGLLGPNGAGKTTTLRILATLLAPDLGDVRIAGLDGLKDQREIRRLIGYVAQEVAIDKILTGRELLALQGDLYHLRPKQRNQRIDELIEMLGMDPWIDRRCGTYSGGMRRRLDLAAGLLHRPQLLILDEPTVGLDIESRAVIWNVLRDLRDQGTTVLLSTHYLEEVEALADRMAIIDAGTVIAEGTPNDLKKRLGGDRVTLRVREFSNEQEAETIRDLLEPLDGIQNIVINRSQGHSLNLVVDGEQVLPRLRLCLEEAGLPVFALAQSRPSLDDVYLQATGRTLMDAELAIAGQRDPKQERKQAMR; from the coding sequence ATGTCCCTGATCGTGCTCGATCACCTGGAAAAGTCTTACGGGACGATTCCAGCGCTCAGGGACTTGAGCTTGCAAGTCCCTGAAGGATGTCTGTATGGGCTGCTCGGACCCAATGGTGCTGGCAAAACCACAACCCTGAGAATTCTTGCCACTCTTCTGGCTCCAGATCTTGGCGATGTCCGCATTGCTGGCCTCGATGGCTTGAAAGACCAACGCGAGATTCGACGGCTGATTGGATATGTCGCTCAAGAGGTGGCGATTGACAAAATCCTCACGGGGCGGGAGCTGCTTGCCCTTCAAGGCGACCTCTACCACTTACGACCCAAACAGAGGAACCAACGAATCGACGAACTGATCGAGATGTTGGGTATGGATCCCTGGATCGACCGGCGATGCGGCACCTATTCAGGGGGCATGCGTCGTCGCCTTGATCTTGCGGCAGGTCTCTTGCATCGCCCCCAACTGCTCATTCTCGATGAACCCACGGTCGGACTTGACATCGAAAGTCGAGCCGTGATCTGGAACGTGCTCCGGGACCTAAGAGATCAGGGAACAACGGTCTTGCTGAGCACCCATTACCTCGAAGAAGTGGAAGCACTCGCCGATCGAATGGCCATCATTGATGCCGGAACGGTGATCGCTGAAGGCACACCAAACGATCTCAAGAAACGTCTGGGAGGAGATCGCGTCACCTTGCGGGTGCGTGAGTTCAGCAACGAGCAGGAAGCAGAGACGATTCGTGACCTCCTCGAACCCCTTGATGGCATTCAGAACATTGTGATTAATCGCTCGCAGGGCCACTCCCTCAACCTTGTGGTGGATGGGGAACAGGTTCTTCCTCGCCTTCGCCTTTGTTTGGAAGAAGCAGGGCTTCCCGTCTTTGCCCTTGCCCAAAGCAGACCCAGTCTTGACGACGTTTACCTTCAGGCCACAGGACGCACCCTGATGGACGCCGAGCTGGCCATTGCTGGGCAGCGTGATCCCAAGCAAGAACGCAAGCAAGCCATGCGCTAA
- a CDS encoding AbrB family transcriptional regulator: MLTGQELLNRARSLSNRSEDEIARGCGYVGPSGRVLRKGFYKALVEAKGYKLPSSSSGGGGGTRGRQAEFKTRVHGNGNLLIGHAYTRRLGLEPGQEFRIELRQDSRSIWLLPMNNEELKVAEVSADQAAKKDPG, encoded by the coding sequence ATGCTCACTGGCCAGGAATTGCTGAACAGGGCCCGGTCACTCAGCAATCGCTCTGAAGACGAAATTGCCCGTGGATGCGGGTATGTCGGCCCCAGTGGTCGCGTTCTACGCAAGGGCTTTTACAAAGCCCTAGTGGAAGCGAAGGGCTACAAGCTTCCCTCCTCCAGTTCTGGTGGTGGGGGTGGAACGAGAGGTCGCCAAGCCGAATTCAAGACCCGGGTTCACGGCAATGGAAATCTGCTGATCGGTCATGCCTACACCCGTCGCCTTGGCCTAGAACCCGGCCAAGAGTTTCGGATTGAATTGCGTCAAGACTCCCGTTCCATCTGGCTTCTGCCAATGAACAACGAGGAGCTCAAGGTTGCAGAGGTTAGTGCTGATCAAGCTGCAAAAAAAGACCCAGGTTGA
- a CDS encoding aldo/keto reductase, whose amino-acid sequence MTTEPLDGAGVRRAFGTGPAVSLFTLGTMRALQDRAQMVAVLRAAHAAGINHLETAPAYGPAETFLGQALDQLAQEGIVPEGGWLITSKLLPGLSLEQGKRALSACLERLGRPFLHGLAVHGLNREEHLHWAVEGEGARLLDWALRSGLVGQVGFSSHGSNALIARAISTGRFRFCSLHLHLLDPARLPLALEALDAGMGVMAISPADKGGRLQAPSSRLKADCQPWDPLALAYRYLLAAGISTLTVGASRPSDLNLAASMASSDGALTPAEQTAVIRLEQLRQQRLGDTLCHQCRACLPCPKEVPIPELLRLRNLRLAHDLQEFTEERYNLIGRAGHWWEEVNAEGCETCGDCLPRCPHQLAIPDLLAETHQLLAAAPRRRLWG is encoded by the coding sequence ATGACCACAGAGCCTTTGGATGGTGCTGGGGTTCGTCGTGCGTTTGGTACGGGTCCAGCGGTGAGCTTGTTCACCCTGGGGACGATGCGTGCTTTGCAAGATCGTGCCCAAATGGTTGCCGTCTTGCGGGCAGCCCATGCCGCTGGGATCAATCACTTGGAGACGGCACCCGCCTATGGCCCTGCTGAAACCTTTTTGGGGCAGGCTTTGGATCAGCTGGCTCAGGAAGGGATCGTTCCTGAAGGGGGGTGGTTAATCACCAGCAAACTCCTTCCAGGCCTGTCTTTGGAACAAGGAAAACGCGCCTTATCTGCGTGCCTTGAACGGTTGGGACGCCCCTTTCTGCATGGCTTGGCAGTTCATGGCCTGAATCGAGAGGAACACCTGCATTGGGCGGTGGAAGGAGAGGGAGCAAGGCTCTTGGACTGGGCGTTGAGATCAGGGCTTGTGGGTCAAGTTGGCTTCAGCAGCCATGGCTCCAATGCACTGATCGCTCGTGCGATCTCAACGGGGAGGTTTCGGTTTTGCAGCCTGCATCTCCATCTTTTGGATCCAGCCCGGCTTCCCTTGGCGTTGGAAGCGCTGGATGCAGGGATGGGAGTGATGGCGATCTCCCCCGCCGATAAGGGGGGCCGTTTGCAGGCACCAAGCTCACGGCTGAAGGCCGATTGCCAGCCTTGGGACCCCCTTGCTCTTGCTTACCGCTACCTCTTAGCGGCTGGAATTAGCACCCTGACGGTTGGGGCCAGCCGCCCGAGCGATCTCAACCTGGCCGCCTCCATGGCCAGCAGTGATGGGGCGCTCACCCCTGCAGAGCAGACGGCTGTGATTCGTCTCGAACAGTTGCGGCAGCAGCGGCTTGGAGACACGCTTTGCCATCAATGCCGTGCCTGTCTCCCCTGTCCGAAGGAGGTGCCCATTCCCGAGTTGTTGCGACTGCGCAACCTCCGACTTGCTCACGACCTGCAGGAGTTCACAGAAGAGCGTTACAACTTGATTGGGCGCGCTGGCCACTGGTGGGAGGAAGTCAACGCCGAAGGCTGTGAGACCTGCGGGGATTGCCTGCCCCGTTGTCCCCATCAACTGGCGATTCCTGATCTCTTGGCGGAGACCCATCAGCTCTTGGCCGCGGCCCCTCGACGACGTCTATGGGGGTAA
- a CDS encoding heme A synthase produces MTSSATVPIRLRLAQLAAHLVVALIALVVIGGATRVMEAGLACPDWPLCYGSLLPGRQMNLKVFLEWFHRLDAFVVGVALLVQLGAAWFWRKELPRWFLPLSFLLVLLVVLQGGLGALTVLQLLPSAVVTAHLVLALTLVIVMSGLTQRLLHTGSKDAAAPRWWPFLGGISLAAVSGQCLLGGRMASSWAAQRCLQEGQSCQWLHWHRSAATPAAICVLLFVATALIAGGWARQQWPLLITATLLVSTQIGLGVLTLRLGLSQPAVTVGHQLVACLLVAVLAALTWRRPSAPDSPLTIARDSSTLEPCHG; encoded by the coding sequence TTGACTTCATCGGCAACAGTTCCGATTCGTTTGCGCCTGGCGCAACTCGCTGCTCACCTGGTCGTAGCTCTGATTGCCCTGGTGGTGATTGGAGGAGCAACCCGTGTCATGGAGGCCGGGCTGGCCTGTCCTGATTGGCCTCTCTGTTACGGGAGCCTTCTGCCTGGACGCCAGATGAACCTCAAGGTGTTCTTGGAGTGGTTCCACCGCCTAGATGCCTTTGTTGTAGGCGTCGCCCTGCTCGTCCAGCTCGGTGCCGCCTGGTTCTGGAGGAAGGAATTGCCGCGTTGGTTCCTGCCTCTGTCCTTCCTTTTGGTCCTGTTAGTGGTTCTTCAGGGAGGCCTCGGGGCCCTAACCGTGCTTCAACTGCTTCCCTCAGCGGTGGTGACAGCCCATCTCGTTCTGGCGTTGACCCTGGTCATAGTGATGAGCGGACTCACCCAAAGGCTGCTGCACACCGGATCCAAAGATGCTGCCGCCCCTCGTTGGTGGCCCTTTCTTGGCGGAATCAGCCTGGCAGCCGTTTCAGGCCAATGCCTGCTCGGAGGGCGGATGGCCAGCTCATGGGCGGCCCAACGTTGCTTGCAGGAAGGTCAGTCCTGCCAATGGCTTCATTGGCATCGCAGTGCCGCAACCCCAGCAGCGATTTGCGTCCTGCTGTTCGTTGCAACAGCTCTGATCGCCGGCGGCTGGGCTCGTCAGCAATGGCCCCTCCTGATCACAGCCACTCTGCTGGTCTCAACCCAAATCGGTTTGGGAGTTCTCACCTTGCGGCTTGGTCTGAGCCAACCAGCGGTGACGGTGGGTCATCAACTCGTTGCCTGTCTGCTCGTGGCCGTCCTCGCAGCTCTCACATGGAGACGCCCGTCAGCACCCGACTCCCCTCTCACGATCGCTCGCGATTCTTCAACCCTGGAGCCCTGTCATGGCTAG
- a CDS encoding cytochrome c oxidase subunit II, whose amino-acid sequence MPIPSAILTLVLGMILVLGGLWIGQNINLLPVDASVNAPIYDELFRVLFSIGTILFVGIVGLVVFSLVRFRRKAGQIGDGIALEGNLPLEIFWTAVPAIVVLFVGLFSYDIYERMGGMVPLGHGGHGDSQVAEERVWGGIGTAGAMQAGSEMAGAPLPVEVTAMQFAFLFHYPEGDIISGELHVPSGRPISLKMEAKDVIHAFWVPEFRLKQDIIPGQPTLLNFTPTRPGRYPVVCAELCGPYHGGMRSTVVVESADDYDAWFQANRKLPVSEA is encoded by the coding sequence GTGCCTATCCCCTCGGCGATTCTCACTCTTGTGCTGGGAATGATCCTTGTGCTGGGTGGATTGTGGATTGGCCAAAACATCAACCTTCTTCCTGTTGATGCCAGCGTCAATGCACCCATTTACGACGAACTGTTTCGTGTTCTGTTCAGCATCGGTACGATTTTGTTTGTAGGAATCGTTGGGCTGGTGGTATTCAGCCTTGTTCGTTTCCGCCGCAAAGCTGGACAGATTGGTGACGGGATTGCACTGGAAGGCAATTTGCCGCTGGAGATTTTTTGGACGGCTGTCCCAGCCATCGTTGTCCTGTTCGTGGGTTTATTCAGCTACGACATCTACGAACGAATGGGGGGAATGGTTCCCCTTGGTCATGGGGGCCACGGTGACTCTCAAGTCGCAGAAGAAAGGGTTTGGGGAGGAATTGGCACAGCAGGGGCGATGCAAGCGGGTTCTGAAATGGCAGGAGCCCCTCTTCCTGTTGAGGTCACGGCGATGCAATTTGCCTTCCTCTTCCACTATCCCGAAGGCGACATTATTTCTGGAGAATTGCATGTTCCATCAGGACGACCTATTTCATTGAAAATGGAGGCTAAAGATGTGATCCATGCATTCTGGGTTCCAGAATTCAGGCTCAAGCAGGACATCATTCCAGGCCAGCCAACCTTGCTCAATTTCACTCCCACCCGTCCAGGGCGTTACCCAGTGGTTTGCGCAGAACTTTGCGGCCCTTATCACGGTGGAATGCGCTCCACAGTGGTGGTTGAGTCGGCCGACGACTACGACGCCTGGTTCCAAGCCAATCGCAAGCTCCCTGTATCTGAGGCATGA
- a CDS encoding heme o synthase, with the protein MPPSLTRDEVVPSRKRIKLPPWLEVAKPRLIPLLLATTLGGMALTEGWPLSSPRLACTLGGGALAAAAAGVLNCLWEQELDGRMLRTSGRALPSGRLSPSAAFVGAVSCTLAAAALLVSGVNCLAAGLSLLGLCSYVLLYTALLKPRTTQNIVVGGVAGAIPPLVGAAAATGHIGLSGWWLFALVMVWTPAHFWALALLLHDDYRAVGIPMLPVVKGPLVTTRAIRRYGWATILLSFLGIWALPEGGALYGLLILPFNGRLLQMVERLAAEPNNRDRAKGLFRWSILYLFGICLLLVMSRMSGSAQFDLQVRTVVDILAGGFLPVAS; encoded by the coding sequence ATGCCCCCATCCCTCACCAGGGATGAGGTGGTGCCATCTCGCAAGAGAATCAAACTTCCCCCCTGGCTTGAGGTTGCCAAACCGAGGCTGATCCCACTCCTGCTCGCCACCACCTTGGGAGGAATGGCTCTCACCGAAGGCTGGCCCCTCTCATCACCACGGCTGGCCTGCACCCTTGGTGGTGGTGCATTGGCCGCTGCCGCCGCTGGCGTTCTCAACTGTTTGTGGGAGCAGGAGCTGGATGGACGCATGCTGCGCACGAGCGGCCGAGCCCTTCCCTCTGGGCGGTTGTCTCCATCCGCGGCGTTTGTTGGTGCGGTGTCCTGCACGCTTGCTGCAGCGGCGCTTCTCGTCAGTGGCGTGAACTGTCTTGCAGCTGGACTGTCTCTCCTAGGACTCTGCAGCTATGTCTTGCTTTACACCGCGCTTCTGAAGCCCCGCACCACACAAAACATTGTGGTTGGCGGTGTTGCTGGTGCCATCCCACCCCTGGTCGGAGCGGCTGCAGCAACAGGCCACATAGGCCTGAGCGGATGGTGGCTATTCGCGCTTGTGATGGTGTGGACTCCAGCCCATTTCTGGGCACTTGCCCTGCTTTTGCATGACGACTATCGAGCCGTCGGCATTCCCATGCTCCCTGTCGTCAAGGGGCCATTGGTCACCACGAGGGCGATTCGACGCTATGGATGGGCCACCATCTTGCTCAGCTTTTTGGGCATTTGGGCCCTACCGGAAGGTGGTGCCTTGTATGGGCTCTTGATCCTTCCCTTCAACGGTCGCCTTCTGCAGATGGTGGAGCGCCTGGCTGCGGAACCCAACAACAGAGATCGCGCCAAGGGATTGTTTCGTTGGTCAATCCTTTATCTGTTCGGAATCTGTTTGTTGCTTGTCATGAGCCGAATGTCTGGTTCCGCTCAGTTTGATCTGCAAGTCAGGACCGTCGTTGACATCCTCGCGGGCGGATTTCTTCCTGTCGCTTCCTAG
- a CDS encoding bifunctional nuclease family protein, whose protein sequence is MVEMSVIGIALDAASRSPIVLLRDPSRLRQVPIWIDQAQAHNIMAGLNGEPSPRPLSHDLMVSLLAAGELHLERVIIHAIEDSTFRAVLKLSHDAPFDEIEDSSEDSADCEPIEEQQTGDDLLSIDARPSDAIALAIRTGSSIWMLEEVVAEASIAVDAEADAEDRNEFRRFIDQVSPAAMVRHLQSRQPKDEETTDDTPLE, encoded by the coding sequence ATGGTGGAAATGAGCGTGATCGGCATTGCGCTAGATGCCGCCAGTCGAAGTCCGATCGTTCTGCTTCGCGATCCATCTCGACTGCGCCAAGTGCCGATCTGGATCGATCAGGCCCAGGCCCACAACATCATGGCTGGATTGAATGGAGAGCCCTCACCTCGCCCCTTAAGCCATGACTTGATGGTGAGCTTGTTGGCTGCGGGTGAGCTGCACCTCGAACGGGTCATCATCCATGCGATTGAAGACAGCACCTTTCGCGCTGTGTTGAAACTCAGCCACGACGCACCATTCGATGAGATAGAAGACTCCAGCGAAGATTCCGCAGACTGTGAGCCGATCGAGGAGCAGCAGACAGGGGACGATCTCCTGAGTATCGATGCCAGGCCCAGTGATGCCATTGCGCTTGCCATCCGCACTGGCAGCAGCATTTGGATGTTGGAGGAAGTCGTTGCTGAAGCCTCGATCGCTGTGGATGCGGAAGCGGATGCAGAGGATCGAAACGAGTTTCGTCGATTTATAGATCAGGTCAGCCCTGCCGCCATGGTCCGCCACCTTCAGTCCAGACAACCCAAGGACGAGGAAACGACCGACGACACTCCTCTGGAATGA